GCAGCCAAGCGACTGCTCTGGTGTCGCGAACTGAATACTCGATGGGCGGAATGAGCAGCGACGATGTATGAGTGTCGAGACGGgtggggagaggaagagtctGCGAGGGAGGAAAAGCACTGCCCCTGGGGTTAGTAAGCATCTCGACGTGAGGAGGCCGGATGTCTGGGAGGGGGAATGCGTTCGAGAATTCCGGAGTCGGGTGACCGCAAAAAGGATTTTCCCCCCGATGACTCAGCCACTTGCTGGCTGGCATGTGACGTAAAGGCTGGCTGCATTTTGTGCTCTTTTGTTCAACGCAAATGTTGCCCATTTCCCCTTACTAATCACTACTCGGCCTAATCATTATTGGTTGCCGCTACTAGCCGGCCTCATCCATTGCTCTCTCATTGCTTGCGTTCAAGCTGCCCCGCCATAAGGTGAGCACGGCGCTGTCTTGCATCACTATCAGCCCGATAGAGCAGGTCCGGCGTAATGCCCCGCACCTTCCTCCTCAATAGGGCAGCTCTGTGTTGTTTTCGAGTAACAGCACTCCCCAAAAGGCCCTTTATATCATCTCGTGTCTCCCGGATCTCCTCACAATCCCCCAAATTTCTTTCTCGACCATACCTCACCGACTCTATACGCGCTCACCAAGCAAAGAAGATGGCCCCTCAGCTTGACGGTTTCTTCCAGCAGGTCGACAGCTCTGCTGACGACTTCATTGAGCGCCTGCGCAAGGCTGTGGCTATACCTTCCATCTCCGCCGAGGATGCTCGCCGCCCCGATGTCGTCCGCATGGGAGAGTTTCTCGCCGAAGAGCTCAAGAACCTGGGAGCTTCGGTAGAGCTTCGACCGCTGGGAAAGCAGCCCCACAAGGAGTACCTCGAGCTCCCTCCCGTCGTCCTCGCTCGATACGGAAACGACAGCAACAAGCGAACTATTCTCGTCTATGGTCACTACGACGTTCAGCCTgccgagaagagcgacgGCTGGGCCACCGAGCCCTTCGATCTTACCGTTGACGAGAAGGGTCGTATGTTCGGACGTGGATCTACGGACGATAAGGGCCCTGTCTTGGGTTGGTTGAATGCCATCGAGGCACACCAGAAGGCGGGTGTCGATTTCCCCGTCAACCTGCTCATGTGCTTCGAGGGTATGGAGGAATATGGTTCTGAGGGATTGGACGAcctcatcaaggaggaggccaatAAGTACTTTGCTGATGCCGAGGCTGTCTGCATTTCTGACAACTACTGGCTCGGCACCGAGAAGCCTTGCCTGACCTATGGTCTTCGTGGCTGCAACTACTACTCGGTTGAGATCTCTGGCCCTGGCGCTGATCTTCACAGCGGTGTCTTTGGTGGCACAGCCCAGGAGCCAATGACTGATCTCGTCAGGGTTCTGGGATCGCTGGTCAACACTGATGGTCAGATCCAGATTCCCGGCATCATGGAGCAGGTGGCCCCTGTCaccgccgacgaggagggcCTCTACGATGGCATCTCCTTCACTATGGACAACATCTACGAGTCGCTCGGTAGCACGACGACTATTtttgaggacaagaagagcaCTCTTATGGGCCGCTGGCGATACCCCTCTCTGTCTCTCCACGGCATCGAGGGTGCCTTTTCCGCTCCTGGAGCCAAGACGGTCATCCCTGCCAAGGTCATTGGAAAGTTTTCGATCCGAACAGTCCCCGATATGGACATTGACACAACCAATGAGTGTGTGTACAAGTACGTGAAGGAGCAGtttgccaagctcaagagcaAGAACACCCTGAATGTGTACGCACAGCACACTGGCAAGTGGTGGGTGGCGTCGCCCAAGCACTGGAACTTTTCGgccgctgccaaggctgTTGAGCGTGTGTGGGGTGTTCAGCCTGACTTTACTCGCGAGGGTGGAAGGTAAGAGTCCCTGATGTAAAAGAATATGTGTTGAATGCTAATGATCCTTGCCAGTATCCCCGTTACTCTAACCTTTGAGGAGGCTACTGGCAAGAACGTTTTGTTGCTTCCCATGGGTAGCTCGACCGATGGTGCGCATTCCATCAACGAGAAGCTGGACAAGCGCAACTACATTGAGGGCATCAAGCTGCTAGGAGCCTACCTGCACTACGTTGCTGAGGAGCCCAAGGCCTAAGCTAAGATTACATCCATAATAATGTCGATGATTGAACGTGATATGATATCCTAGCTTGGAGTTCTGTGACATGTTTGGTGTGTTTGTAGACAGGGCTCCAATGAGCGAGGGTTTGGAGGTGATCCCAGCTCCCTTCATGCTCCTTGTGAGCACGAGTATGATGTCGGATCCCCTGTCACCAACGTGCTCTTGGCATGTTACGCCATCCATAGCAAAACGGCCCCCACTTCCTTGGGAAAGTTAATGATGGCCATGAAATCATTGTGGTTGTAAGCTGAGTAACAAGAACTCACTTCTACGCGATAGTATTATACACTATTCTCTGACTGGCAAAAGATCCAACTGATAAGGGATTGTTGATTAATACCAGTTGGTGATAGTCGTGATGAAGCCTTCGGAACGAGGGTTTCCCATCTGCACGTTCCCGCGTGCCGCCCCACATTGTACGTACCTTGAACCCCTCCCTTCGAGTTCTGGCACCAGTCCGCTCCAACCGCCATCCATTCTTGCCCCTCCACCGCCCTTCCGTCCACCCATCCAatccgtccatccatgtTAGTTGACTGATGAGACAGGTCCGGTGATCGCTGCCCGGCTGAGCCGCCGCCGACATGGCCAAGTGACCGCTGCATTGCTTTTATCGCCGGAGGTCGCGGGCGATACTCGTCTTTTCCTCACCTGCAGCCTCACATACTCGACTGTAACATCTCTTGTCTCGCCTGCGCATCCCTtgttgagctcctcaacgTCCAAGACTCTCCAGGTCTTACAAGGACCCGACTGTACGCCACTGGTGGAGTGCTTGACTCTGGCAGTGGAACTCAACGCCGCTCTAACCACACCTTATCGGACCCTTGAATCTACCACTGGAAAAGTCCCAAGAAACGGTCACACTTGAAGATATTTATTTCACTGCGAAATATCAGATCTGGGATCATACAAAGACGTCAGCCTCGACCGCCGAGATGGTTCGCGAGAGTGGCATCTCGGCTACCAAGCCCATCTTTCCCACCTACCTGCTGTCTAGCATCAGACTACCTTTCTCTCGCCGCCACTCTGCCTCTTCAAGTTCTGCCACCGACTCGACCGCTTCTTCTGCTGTCACGACACCGGCAAGCTCACCTCCGAACCATGGACCCTTGACAAATGCCGAAAAGGGTTCTCGGCTAACCAAAACCGCGCCGAATACTCTACGCTGCGCTGGGTGCTCGACCGATCTTGCCTTTGCCTCCCAGATTATATCCAAGGGCTTTACTGGCCGATACGGTCGCGCGTTTCTCGTTGCTCCGCCTGCGCTACCGGCGCCTCAAACACTGAACAATATTCGAGTTGGCAAAAGCGAGAACCGGCAACTCGTGACGGGCTGGCATATAGTGGCAGACATCACCTGTGGGATCTGCTCAACCAAGCTGGGTTGGAAATACGTCGACGCCAAGGAAGAAGGGCAAAAATATAAAGTGGGCAAATTCATCCTGGAGGTAGAGCGAGTCGTCACATATCGAAGCTGGGAGGACACTGCCGACGACGATATCACCTACATCCCCGAATTGGACAAGcatgacgaagatgagatTGTGTTTGATtcggacgatgaggatgaatgTGAGGACATATTCGCGGGGACCTGGGATCCTGAAGTAGTGGGAAGGAGGCGGAGCCGAATGGTTGCACGAACAAGTCGTGCCGGGAACGAATAAGTCGTCGTTGCTGTGGTGCTTCGAGGCGAATGCCCCTTGATCTGGGGTTAGTTGAAACATTGCAATGGCGTCAAGGGATGGATGAATACTGAGACCAGGATGGCTCACGGACAGGACAAATACCCAAGAGAAGGAAACATGACGGAATGAAATtgctagtaattataaccACTCAAGTCACTGAGCTGTCTACCCCATACTCGGGGGATGCAAAATATGTTTCGCGTGCTGGTGGAAATAACAGAGCCAATGTGACCGTGGCGTTCGTGGCTATGGTTAACTCAACGTCTAGACTATCCGGGCCGTGGAGTTGCTCGTGTCGATACTGGGGTAACGGGCAAGAATGGTTCTGGAATTATTTCCACCTCGTGTCATTCATCAATCTGGCATGCCTGCACGTTGTCTGGCGGAGCAACATGTCTTGGGACGTCCCCCCTTCAATCTTGACCGCTGCCGAGCCGGTGCCGGTTGGGCGTTGAGGAATCTGAACATACTGACGTCGACCTGTTGTCATGTAGACTATTCAATGTGAAAAGAACGGGTCTTAATATGATGATCTTGAGCCTCGTGAACAAGAGTTTCCACATATCGCTTGAGGTGACTCTACTCGGAGCTGCCTCTGCTGGACAACACGCAACATGTCGTTCAGACTGTTGGAGCGGAGTTGCCTGTTGGGGTATCCCATATGCTTCAAAATCATGCTCAAACGTCCATGCCAACCTAACCGTTTGGTCATGTCAGGTCATCTAAGATCCCCAGTTTACATCTCTTGTCaaagcacaagcacaagcgTAAGCACAGGGGCCTGGTATGCGAGACACCGCGGTTCAGGGGGGGGTTTGCATCCAAGTGTCCGGCAGTCGAGTGACCTTGAAATGGTCTGATGGTATCGGCCGAATATCCCAGGCCTGAACATGCGTGTCCAGCATCCTGGGATTGGTAAAGGGCTGAGGTGgatgggtggatggatgggcggGATGGGTGTGCTGGGCACGCGGGATGTCATGGTGGGGGGAGCCGTTTGCATGGGGGGCCTGGGCGAGGTGCGTCCTGGGGGTAACACAGCAGTGGGTTACAGCGGGCAACGCGCAGCAACAGCGCTGCCGGGGAGGCCAGGTATGGGGCGGTTCTTGATGTTTGTGCCCCTGTGGTGGAGCACccctgctggtgctgctgcgtGATATCGTCACATCAAACACCAAAAAAAGCAGAGGCGGATCTGGGAGAGAGGTGAAACAGAAGAAGCCCGCGAACCAAAGGCTGCGCAACTGCTTCTTCGCCCTGCTCTTTGCGCCCTCACCGAACGACTCTGCATCAATTGACCCCCGCTGTGACCCCTGTTGCCTCTTCACCGCTTCCCTGGTTAGGAAGTTCGGTCAACGAGACCGAGGCCGTTTGCTAACAACCTACCTggatctctctctcttgctcCAGCTGGCTTCGTCACCGGGGGACAGGCCTGGCTCCATTCCATCCTCCCTCCATCCCACCTCAtccaaaagaaaaaaaaggcccAAGCTCTCCGCCACTTTCTTTGCTCCTCccgccctctcctcctctcaaAAAGCCCCATCCATACCCTGCCGTCATCCCCTACAATTCCTTCACGACCGGACCTCCACAGCTACTTGTTTTGCTTTCCTGCATCCTCTCCTCGTGACCTGTCCCTATTTACGTCTGATTGTCTGGTGCCCCTTTCTTCTGACTTCGCAACCTTGTCAGCTCAATTCGTCTGTGCCATATAATCTGCAAAGCTTCACACTTGCCTCCCgtccctccatccatccaccatccaccCATCTGGCCAACCCCGCTCTGTCCCATTGACAACGACAGCTTCAATCCTGCTATCGCCATGGCCGCGCCCAGCCACCGCTCGCGCGGTTCTGATGATGGCGTCTTTGACGATGCCCGAACATATTATACCGAGGAGCGCCACACCAATCGTGCTGGCCCTCGCACCCGAACATACTCGCAGGTGAGCAGTGAGGTGTCCCTGGTGCAGGTGCAGCAACCTTATCTGACACGATGCATTTAGAACAGTTTGATGCGCCAATTCGAAAGAGTTGGCCTTCGTGAGCCCTTCCGACGAGGTAGTCATGGTAAGCAGCTAAAGACGTCATTGGACAGCGAGGCTTTGAAGCTGACGTTTCGCCCCCAGATGAGAACACCCAGCAGAGCCGCCGCTTCCTCATCCAGGTGGACTCGACCCTGGAGAGCCTGCAGCTGCAGGAAGATACCGATGGAAATATGCAAATCACAATTGAGGACAACGGTCCCAAGGTCATCTCGCTGCGGACCGCTGCCTCTGCTGGCCACAACCGGTTCGACGTTCGAGGAACATACATGCTGTCCAACCTTCTCCAGGAGTTGACTCTGGCCAAAGAGTACGGACGTAAACAGATCGTGCTCGACGAGGGACGACTCAACGAGAACCCTGTTGATCGCTTGTCTCGTATGATTCGCGATCACTTTTGGGAGGGCTTGACCAGACGCATCGATGCATCCACCATTGACATCGCCGCTCGAGACCCCAAGGACTGGACCGATGATCCTCGCCCGCGTATCTACATCCCACACGGATGTCCCAAGCAGTACGAGTTTTACAAGAGAGTGGCCGAGGAGAGACCCGACATGCGACTGGATGTTCAGCTCCTGCCCGAGAAGATTACCCCAGAGCTGGTCCGTGATATGAACGATGCGCCTGGTCTGCTGGCTGTagatgttgaggaggtggAAGACCCAAACCACAGCAGTGGATGGTCTCTCAAGGGCTTGCCGTTTGTCGTCCCTGGTGGTCGTTTCAACGAGCTCTACGGATGGGACAGCTACATGGCGTCTCTGGGTCTTCTTATCAACGACCGAGTTGATCTGGCCAAGTCTATGGTCACCAACTTCTGCTTCTGCATCGAGCACTATGGGAAGATCCTCAATGCTACTCGATCATACTACCTGTGTCGATCGCAGCCTCCATTCCTGACCGACATGGCTCTTCGAGTCTACGAAAAGATCAAGCATGAGCCAGATGCCAAGGAATTCCTCCGACGCTCAATCTTGGCGGCCGTCAAGGAGTACCACAGTGTGTGGATGTCAGAGCCTCGACTGGACCCTACCACTGGTCTCTCGAGATACCGACCAGAGGGTATGGGTGTGCCTCCTGAGACGGAGGCTACTCACTTTGTGCATATTCTTGACCCATACGTCAAGAAGCACAACATGACCTTCGAGCAGTTTGTGCGCGCTTACAACCAtggcgaggtcaaggagcCTGAACTTGATGAGTATTTCATGCACGATCGCGCTGTGCGAGAGTCTGGCCACGACACCTCGTACCGCCTCGAGGGAGTGTGCGCCAACTTGGCTACCATCGACCTCAACTCTCTACTTTTCAAATATGAGACCGATATTGCCCGTACTATTCGCAGTGTCTTCAACGACAAGCTTGCCATGCCCGAAGAGTTCTGCGCTGGAACGCCATACCAGCCCGGAGAGATCCTTTCATCGGCAGCCTGGGACCGACGAGCTAAGCGACGCAAGCTGACAGTTGACAAGCTGATGTggaacgaggaggagggcatgTTCTTTGACTACGACACGGTGAAGCGCGAGCGTTGCACATACGAGACTTGTACAACCTTCTGGGCCCTCTGGGCTGGTATTGCGACACCCAAGCAGGCCGCCGAGATGGTGCGCAAGGGTCTCCCCAAGTTTGAGGTATACGGCGGTCTCGTTTCAGGAACAGAGGAGTCGCGGGGAGCGATCGGCCTCAACCGCCCTAACCGGCAGTGGGACTTCCCGTACGGCTGGCCACCACAGCAGATGCTGGCGTGGACTGGATTGATCCGCTACAGCTTCACCGAGGAGGCGGAGCGGATTGCTTACAAGTGGCTCTTTATGGTGACCAAGGCGTTTGTCGACTTCCACGGCGTGGTTGTCGAGAAGTATGATGTGACGCAGCCAGTTGATCCCCACCGAGTGGACGCCGAATATGGCAACCAAGGTCTGGGCTTCAAGGGCGTCAACAAAGAAGGGTATGTTTGCTGGTGTCAACACGAGGCATGGACGGTTTGCTAACCATCAACGCAGATTCGCATGGGTTAACGCGAGTTACGTCTACGGATTGCAGATTGTCAACGCGCACATGAGGAGAGCTCTTGGAGCGCTCACACCTTACCCAACACTGATCAAGGCTATTGAGCAGAACAACGAAAAGGCGCTTGCTGGCCTGCTGGCGCCTTGAATAACGCGCTGAGAGTTGGAATGCTTCAGTGGGCTGAAGGCAACACTAGGTGACGCCGTGAGGGGAGTGACATTTTGCCATGATACGCCATCTTGGTTTTTGTCTTTGTTCTGTCGCATCAAGGTCTTTGTTCGGAGTTGAACTTGAGTACGAATTGTATGTCGGCAGTATGTGGTGATATTGGGTAGGTTTGGCAGGCTGAGGACACCCCGACAAGTTGAAAAGCGTGTAATGGGGGAGACCGATACTAGAGGCAGCAGCACCGTCGAACGGGAGAAGGGGTGAGAGGCTGTGGTAGTAGTTGATGGGACAGGATGGAATCAGCTCAGGTCAGGGCACACAGGTTGCTCACAAGACTGAGTCCACCTGCCTATCCCAAGTCCAGTCTGTCGGTGTCGAGCTGACGAGATCTGAATGAGCTGAGTTGAGCTTGATAGAATGCAGTACTGTATTGAGTCAGGAATTGAATAGCCGGTGCAAGTGAGTGACAGTGGATAGATTTCCATGTGATGCATGCAATGCATGACTTGTGTAAGTATAACGATGTGGTCGATATGACGAGGGCCGTCGGTTGGTAGTGTCAAGTTCGGGAAGTGACCGAAGAGAAATGACGGCTGATAGGGCACGTGAGATCCATGAAACAAAGGAATCTGCCGTCAGAGGGCAAGGAGGTAAGCTCGAAGTGTATCAGAGGTTTGGGGTTCTCGGTAGAAAGAAAACAGAAGGCCGAGGTAGTTTTGTGCCTCGAGACGCAAGGCGTGGGGTTGATGAATGCCATTGGCCTCTCATAGGTATCTGGAAACGTAAGGATAGGGGACAGCTTCTAAAAGCAGGGGAAAACAGATGCAGGAAATAGATACTGTTGGTGGTAGAAGGGGGTGGGAGGGGTGGAATTCAATTCCCGGACAAGTCAGCTCCGAGGGAGTATCAAGACCGTGAGATTCGGAGAAGTATGCTCGGAGAACCGATGAAACTGTCAAAAAAAAGACGGTTGCTTTTCTCGGTGACTGAGCGAGAGTGCGGCGGGCTGCTTCACATGCCAGAGACCTCCGCTGCTCCGGTGAGGGCGGgactcggcctcggccaAGTTCCGGGGACGGGGAGAGGCAAGGCAGGGACGGAggaaggccgagaagggcagATTGCGTGCGTGCAAGAGCAATTGTGCCGGTGtagagaaggaaaaagatTGAAGCCTGGTTGTTTTACTGATATGCTGATTGGAATTGCATAGTTGTGCAGCATGAGCTGCATCGTCGtgatgttggtggtgatggctgaTCCTCTCAGCCGTGATCTAGTTCAACTAGAAGAACCTAGATCCGGTCTAGAGGGATGAGGTCACAGCCGGTGAAGAGGGACAGTCGAGGTGAGTCAAGgtgagagggagagacgTGTGTACCCCAGGTTTCGAGGAGGATTACTTCATCTAGCATGGATCAGGTTAGATGCGGTACGGTAGATGGCCAAGTACCGTATCTGAGATTTTGGGGTATGGGATCTCGGTTTGGCGCTCGTCGGGGAAAAGGCACATGGCGGGGGGCAAGTTTTACACAGGGCACTGTACATTATCTTTTAGAGCCGTTGTTGGCCGAAGTTTACTGTCTCGTCGGCGACTCGGAAAGGGTCATGAGACTTTTTTATTGTGAAGCAGCTGAAGAATTGGCTTTGGCATTCAGTCAGATCAGGTCTGAAATGGGGTATCATAGCCGGTGTAGTATCTGGTCAAGAGGCCTCAGATCAAGGacacctacctacctaggtattGAAAGGACGGCGTTCGGCATCTCGGTCAATGGGCGGCAAAAAGAAGCCCTGGCCAGCGGATCCCCGGATCCGCCATGTGCGGCAAGGTGTGAGGTGTCAGGCTGTACCAGCCTTTGAGCCGAAGATACGCAAGACTGACTTTTGTGTAGAGAAGAAACATAGAGGAAGGAAAAGACGTCATGCAGGTTCATTCTCCCCAGGGGCGCACATTCTGACGGCTCTGCAAGGCCAGGGGATGGACATGTACCGAGCTCcgtttttctttttactctGCTCTGTTCTGCAGGCGGTATGTACTGCACAATACGGAGTGTGTACATACGTCTCTGCAAGCCCAATTACCCGTCGCGATCACGCTGCGGCCGTTGATTCGACAGAGAATCCATCACCGTCGACGGAGGATTACCGTCCAGTGTCTCTGCTCGCCCGTGATGGCCTCGACGTTATCCCTCGGTGACTGTCCGGAGGTACGTACCCGCACCGTCCGGCTCGTCTACCCCAGTTTGTTCCACGGATCATGCCCGCGCGCCGGCCGGTTGGACGGGGTTAGACGCCCCCCCTGCTTTTGCGGCTGCTCGTGACGACAGGATGGCGGCTGTGGCATCCCATCCATTGATTTCCTTCTCCAGGGCCGAGGTGCAAAAAATTGTTGTTCAAGGGCTGGCGGGTTTAGATTTGGTTCCTGCTCGGTGGGATTCCGAGCGCGGGCCACTATTCTTGAGCCGCAGTTGAAGCGCTGGTACCTGGCTAGGTACTTAGGTTACGTATGTGATGCTATACAGAGCATCCAGATGTTTTTGAGGGTCGAGTTGCAATGAATGAACCATTGTGAACTACCCGTTCGTCCGAGTCGTCAAGACACATGCAAAACTCAATGGCAAAAATacacagaaaaaaaaaaagagacaatCTGGCTAGGCTGACGGATCTGTTCTGGCCTTGTGATTCTGGGCCAGGCCCTGTTTGCCGCTCTCGTGGCTGGCTCTTTCCTCGTGGAGGGCGGGTCCACTATTTCGTTACGGtacctccatctccatgtcCACCTCCACCCTCCACTTACAACTTCCACTCCCCCAGCTCTTGTTCGCCTTTCAACCACGGCTAACCAGaggccagaccagaccagaccagaccaaaTCCAACTCTCGACCCCAATCATTGCCTCTCTCCAATCACTGTGGATACCCTGGGCGTGCATCCTGCCCGTCCTGACTCGGTGGGGCACCCGCTGAACACCGGGTGCGGAGAACAATGACCACCATGGGGAATGGGCCCGACGGGGGGACGGGGCACAGGAGAAAGAGATCCAAGGTCGAGTGACTCAAGCTGTTGGAATTCCCGGTCGTGATTCTACTTAATATAGCCTCCTCCCTCGTCCTTTGACTCGAAAAAGTCTCCAATTCCTTCTCCATTCTCATTCATCTTCACTCCTGTCTTGTGATACCCTCCTCCGCTTCCGACCCCTTCAACTTACACACGCGACCACCTCAACTCAACCCAATTCACCTCCAACCCTCATCACAAACAGTCACAATGGCGGCCAACAACATGGCGAACCCCTCCGTGAACCCGGATCACGAGGACGAGCTCTTCCAgaaggaggttgaggctgtcaaggcctGGTGGTCCGACTCGCGATGGCGACACACCAAGCGACCTTTTACCGCCGAGCAGATCGTCTCCAAGCGAGGATACCTGCCCATCAACTACGCCAGCAAcgcccaggccaagaagctgtgGAAGATTCTTGAGCAGCGCTTCGAGGTGAGCAACTGCGCGACGCCGGATGCTTGATCAACGCCAGACCACTAACACGCATTGCCTAGTCCCGAGATGCCAGCTACACCTATGGCTGCTTGGAGCCTACCATGGTCACTCAGATGGCCAAGTACCTCGATACCGTCTACGTCTCTGGATGGCAATCATCTTCTACCGCCTCTGCTTCTGACGAGCCCGGTCCCGATCTGGCTGACTACCCCTACGTGAGTCTTGCGCCCAACGCCATTGCCATCTACTAAGCATGGCTTTCACTCAATTGCACTCGCGACTCAGTTTGCTGACTCGAAATCTAGACTACCGTCCCTAACAAGGTCGGCCACCTCTTCATGGCCCAGCTTTTCCACGACCGCAAGCAGCGCCAGGAGCGCCTGAGCGTCCCCAAGGCTCAGCGTGCCAACCTCCTCAACATTGACTACCTCCGTCCCATCGTCGCCGATGCTGACACCGGTCACGGTGGTCTCACTGCCGTCATGAAGCTCACCAAGCTCTTCATCGAGAAGGGTGCTGCCGGTATCCACATTGAGGATCAGGCCCCCGGAACCAAGAAGTGCGGCCACATGGCTGGCAAGGTCCTTGTCCCCATCCAGGAGCACATCAACCGCCTGGTTGCCATTCGCGCGCAGGCTGACATCATGGGTGAGTTTATTTACCC
This region of Fusarium falciforme chromosome 5, complete sequence genomic DNA includes:
- a CDS encoding Yippee domain-containing protein, which produces MVRESGISATKPIFPTYLLSSIRLPFSRRHSASSSSATDSTASSAVTTPASSPPNHGPLTNAEKGSRLTKTAPNTLRCAGCSTDLAFASQIISKGFTGRYGRAFLVAPPALPAPQTLNNIRVGKSENRQLVTGWHIVADITCGICSTKLGWKYVDAKEEGQKYKVGKFILEVERVVTYRSWEDTADDDITYIPELDKHDEDEIVFDSDDEDECEDIFAGTWDPEVVGRRRSRMVARTSRAGNE
- a CDS encoding Trehalase; its protein translation is MAAPSHRSRGSDDGVFDDARTYYTEERHTNRAGPRTRTYSQNSLMRQFERVGLREPFRRGSHDENTQQSRRFLIQVDSTLESLQLQEDTDGNMQITIEDNGPKVISLRTAASAGHNRFDVRGTYMLSNLLQELTLAKEYGRKQIVLDEGRLNENPVDRLSRMIRDHFWEGLTRRIDASTIDIAARDPKDWTDDPRPRIYIPHGCPKQYEFYKRVAEERPDMRLDVQLLPEKITPELVRDMNDAPGLLAVDVEEVEDPNHSSGWSLKGLPFVVPGGRFNELYGWDSYMASLGLLINDRVDLAKSMVTNFCFCIEHYGKILNATRSYYLCRSQPPFLTDMALRVYEKIKHEPDAKEFLRRSILAAVKEYHSVWMSEPRLDPTTGLSRYRPEGMGVPPETEATHFVHILDPYVKKHNMTFEQFVRAYNHGEVKEPELDEYFMHDRAVRESGHDTSYRLEGVCANLATIDLNSLLFKYETDIARTIRSVFNDKLAMPEEFCAGTPYQPGEILSSAAWDRRAKRRKLTVDKLMWNEEEGMFFDYDTVKRERCTYETCTTFWALWAGIATPKQAAEMVRKGLPKFEVYGGLVSGTEESRGAIGLNRPNRQWDFPYGWPPQQMLAWTGLIRYSFTEEAERIAYKWLFMVTKAFVDFHGVVVEKYDVTQPVDPHRVDAEYGNQGLGFKGVNKEGFAWVNASYVYGLQIVNAHMRRALGALTPYPTLIKAIEQNNEKALAGLLAP